The Longimicrobiaceae bacterium nucleotide sequence CCGCAGCCCGCCCGTCTCCCCCCGCGCGCCGGCGAGTGCGACGGCGAGCAGGGCCAGCGCGTGGTACATCTGGTAGCGCGCGCCCGTCTCGAAGGCGGAGAGCAGCTCGGGGGCGAGGCGGCCGCGCAGCGCATGGGCCCCGAAAGCCCCGGCGGCCACCGCAAGCAGCGCGAACACGCAGCCCAGCACCCAGAAGCGTCGCATCAATCGTTCGTCCATCGGAGTTGGGAATCTCATCGTCGGACAACAAGAATGCCGGGGAGGTGCGGGCACCGCCAGGGAACGCCGCCGTTCATCCATCGTCCTGAATGGAAGCGCCACCTCGTCTCTCGACGCGCCGGTCCATCCGCCGAGCCTCGGCCCGGCACACGATCCTCTCCGCGCATCGCGCCGTGCGCCGGAACGGATGGAGGGCGGGGCGCCGGAGGATGCGAATCTGCGGACCTAAACCGCTGCACAGCAGGTACTTGAGATGCGGGGAACGCGACTTGCTAAGGCGGGAGACGGATT carries:
- a CDS encoding DUF423 domain-containing protein — protein: MRRFWVLGCVFALLAVAAGAFGAHALRGRLAPELLSAFETGARYQMYHALALLAVALAGARGETGGLRLAGWLFVAGTVLFSGSLYALALSGIGVLGAITPLGGLAFMAGWAVLAREGWRKMSAG